One region of Wyeomyia smithii strain HCP4-BCI-WySm-NY-G18 chromosome 3, ASM2978416v1, whole genome shotgun sequence genomic DNA includes:
- the LOC129727178 gene encoding apoptosis-resistant E3 ubiquitin protein ligase 1 isoform X5 has product MWSPEAEINSIAFTTMRHSVSASSGISSLSSCGDPDRLPELPPGDEQRLQRAALNLQQKLILREWLKEHRLQHYYSRLISIEVTSLEDVYWLEDSRASQLLGKDWPLWSQARQKLPTSKSNLEALKADLWSTVVKSSQHQDAWTWGGMLVVSVSVAGLVTLAAMTQPSLAPEARHSLLQYVTGKYLLPANCKVHWDWQDPAIVGGTMCFTVRFHQRNGQAYPICDTDQFFVEVTEGTRKIITISELGSPTDPNNANIAKVKFTVRTAGQYKISVLIGSSHIAGSPFVKTFIPGPMDARRSRLIRPASTVVCCAGAPTFLHIEPRDEHGNTCQFTPDCDPIKGYKIDLFDLYGNNSDKHCNAITLSYDKVNSRISLTALFPEPVCLRAVISYENHQIPNGDFDIIVLSSSDTTLVHKNIASRKHNICYEAKLFGIYGQQRWSKPRKVLCYVGPKQVTIKEMILKIIPKRIATFRLCPSTKFHFLPPSNVQVNNGHGAIFIIDDGCQPKIELASKERNVIAATFTHFLLKNIGGSETFKDKQDFFYHEVRKFHSNYYHEKISLKVQRDKILESSMKATKHFSVSDWCGNFEVTFQGEQGIDWGGLRREWFELVCSALFDARGGLFCTFHDKRQALVHPNPNRPSHLKLKHFEFAGKVVGKCLYESALGGTYRQLVRARFSRSFLAQLIGLRVHYKYFEQDDPDLYLSKIKYILDTDLDSSENLELYFVEEIYDAAGQLTKTVELIPNGAKTRVTNATKNQYLDALAQQRLCNNVREEIDSFLKGLNGIIPDNLLSIFDENELELLLCGTGEYSIADFRANHIVNGGSPEFRRVLGWFWAAVGNFSQTEMARLLQFTTGCSQLPPGGFQELNPRFQITAAPTFGNLPTAHTCFNQLCLPDYESYEHFERALMFAISEGTEGFGMV; this is encoded by the exons GTTGATATCCATCGAGGTCACATCCCTGGAGGACGTCTACTGGCTGGAAGACTCCCGAGCCAGCCAGCTGCTCGGAAAAGATTGGCCCCTCTGGTCTCAGGCGCGCCAGAAGCTGCCAACCTCCAAGTCCAACCTGGAAGCCCTGAAGGCGGACCTGTGGTCAACGGTTGTGAAATCGAGCCAGCACCAGGACGCCTGGACATGGGGTGGAATGTTGGTTGTGTCGGTGTCGGTGGCCGGTTTGGTGACGCTGGCCGCCATGACGCAGCCCTCGTTGGCCCCGGAAGCACGACATTCCCTGCTGCAGTACGTGACCGGAAAATATCTGCTACCGGCCAACTGCAAGGTGCACTGGGATTGGCAGGATCCGGCCATCGTCGGTGGAACCATGTGCTTTACGGTTCGATTTCACCAGCGGAATGGCCAAGCCTACCCCATCTGTGATACGGATCAGTTTTTCGTGGAAGTAACCGAGGGAACCCGCAAAATCATTACCATCAGCGAGTTGGGCTCTCCAACAGATCCGAACAACGCCAACATTGCCAAGGTGAAGTTCACTGTCCGCACAGCTGGGCAGTACAAGATTTCGGTACTGATCGGTTCCAGTCACATCGCGGGTAGTCCCTTCGTGAAAACTTTTATTCCTGGTCCGATGGATGCCCGTCGATCACGATTGATTCGTCCTGCGAGTACGGTTGTCTGCTGCGCCGGAGCACCGACATTCCTGCACATTGAACCACGCGATGAGCACGGAAACACGTGCCAATTCACTCCGGACTGCGATCCCATCAAGGGTTACAAAATCGACCTTTTTGATCTGTACGGAAATAACAGTGATAAGCACTGTAACGCCATTACCCTTTCCTACGATAAAGTAAACTCAAGAATCAGTCTAACGGCTCTGTTTCCGGAACCGGTGTGCCTTCGGGCTGTAATCAGCTACGAAAACCATCAAATTCCGAACGGAGATTTCGACATCATTGTCCTGAGCAGCAGTGACACGACTTTGGTGCACAAAAATATTGCTTCCAGGAAGCACAACATTTGCTACGAGGCTAAGCTGTTCGGAATTTACGGCCAGCAGCGCTGGTCAAAGCCACGGAAGGTGCTCTGCTACGTTGGACCAAAGCAGGTCACCATCAAGGAGATGATCCTCAAAATCATTCCCAAACGGATTGCCACCTTTCGGTTGTGTCCGTCAACAAAG ttccactttttgccacCATCGAACGTCCAAGTAAACAATGGCCACGGGGCGATTTTCATAATCGACGATGGCTGCCAGCCGAAGATCGAACTGGCCTCGAAGGAGCGCAACGTGATCGCAGCCACGTTTACCCACTTCCTGCTGAAGAACATCGGTGGTTCGGAAACGTTCAAAGACAAACAGGACTTTTTCTACCACGAA GTGCGAAAGTTCCATTCCAATTACTACCACGAGAAGATTTCGCTCAAAGTGCAGCGGGACAAAATTCTTGAGTCGAGCATGAAGGCAACCAAACATTTTTCCGTGTCCGATTGGTGCGGTAACTTTGAGGTTACATTCCAGGGGGAACAGG gaATTGATTGGGGTGGTTTGCGGAGAGAATGGTTCGAGTTGGTTTGCAGTGCTCTGTTTGATGCTCGCGGCGGGCTGTTCTGTACATTCCACGACAAAAGACAAGCCCTCGTTCATCCTAATCCGAATCGGCCATCGCATCTGAAGTTGAAGCATTTCGAATTCGCCGGGAAGGTGGTCGGCAAGTGTCTGTACGAAAGTGCCCTTGGCGGAACGTATCGGCAGTTGGTGAGGGCACGATTTTCCCGTTCCTTTTTGGCGCAGCTTATTGGACTGCGGGTGCATTATAAATACTTTGAGCAGGATGATCCGGATTTGTATCTTTCGAAGATTAAGTACATATTGGACACGGACTTGGATAGTAGTGAGAATCTAGAGTTGTACTTTGTGGAGGAGATCTACGATGCGGCTGGTCAGCTGACGAAGACGGTTGAACTTATTCCGAACGGGGCCAAAACGAGGGTCACCAATGCAACCAAGAACCAATATCTTGATGCCTTGGCACAGCAGAGGCTGTGCAACAATGTCCGAGAGGAGATCGACAGCTTTCTGAAGGGCCTCAACGGGATTATACCGGATAATTTGCTGAGCATTTTCGATGAAAATGAATTGGAG CTATTGCTGTGTGGTACCGGCGAGTACTCGATCGCTGATTTCAGAGCCAACCACATTGTCAACGGTGGCTCGCCCGAGTTCCGTCGAGTGCTTGGGTGGTTCTGGGCAGCAGTTGGAAACTTCTCACAAACCGAAATGGCCCGGTTGCTGCAATTTACCACAGGCTGCTCTCAGTTACCTCCAGGAGGCTTTCAG gAACTGAATCCTAGATTTCAAATTACTGCTGCACCGACGTTTGGAAACCTGCCGACGGCGCACACTTG TTTCAACCAACTTTGCCTGCCGGACTACGAAAGTTACGAGCACTTCGAGCGCGCCTTGATGTTCGCCATCAGCGAAGGCACCGAGGGCTTCGGAATGGTATAA
- the LOC129727178 gene encoding apoptosis-resistant E3 ubiquitin protein ligase 1 isoform X4, giving the protein MQQQQQQYYLVKLQSDIGPVAPFRRISSLSSCGDPDRLPELPPGDEQRLQRAALNLQQKLILREWLKEHRLQHYYSRLISIEVTSLEDVYWLEDSRASQLLGKDWPLWSQARQKLPTSKSNLEALKADLWSTVVKSSQHQDAWTWGGMLVVSVSVAGLVTLAAMTQPSLAPEARHSLLQYVTGKYLLPANCKVHWDWQDPAIVGGTMCFTVRFHQRNGQAYPICDTDQFFVEVTEGTRKIITISELGSPTDPNNANIAKVKFTVRTAGQYKISVLIGSSHIAGSPFVKTFIPGPMDARRSRLIRPASTVVCCAGAPTFLHIEPRDEHGNTCQFTPDCDPIKGYKIDLFDLYGNNSDKHCNAITLSYDKVNSRISLTALFPEPVCLRAVISYENHQIPNGDFDIIVLSSSDTTLVHKNIASRKHNICYEAKLFGIYGQQRWSKPRKVLCYVGPKQVTIKEMILKIIPKRIATFRLCPSTKFHFLPPSNVQVNNGHGAIFIIDDGCQPKIELASKERNVIAATFTHFLLKNIGGSETFKDKQDFFYHEVRLVRKFHSNYYHEKISLKVQRDKILESSMKATKHFSVSDWCGNFEVTFQGEQGIDWGGLRREWFELVCSALFDARGGLFCTFHDKRQALVHPNPNRPSHLKLKHFEFAGKVVGKCLYESALGGTYRQLVRARFSRSFLAQLIGLRVHYKYFEQDDPDLYLSKIKYILDTDLDSSENLELYFVEEIYDAAGQLTKTVELIPNGAKTRVTNATKNQYLDALAQQRLCNNVREEIDSFLKGLNGIIPDNLLSIFDENELELLLCGTGEYSIADFRANHIVNGGSPEFRRVLGWFWAAVGNFSQTEMARLLQFTTGCSQLPPGGFQELNPRFQITAAPTFGNLPTAHTCFNQLCLPDYESYEHFERALMFAISEGTEGFGMV; this is encoded by the exons GTTGATATCCATCGAGGTCACATCCCTGGAGGACGTCTACTGGCTGGAAGACTCCCGAGCCAGCCAGCTGCTCGGAAAAGATTGGCCCCTCTGGTCTCAGGCGCGCCAGAAGCTGCCAACCTCCAAGTCCAACCTGGAAGCCCTGAAGGCGGACCTGTGGTCAACGGTTGTGAAATCGAGCCAGCACCAGGACGCCTGGACATGGGGTGGAATGTTGGTTGTGTCGGTGTCGGTGGCCGGTTTGGTGACGCTGGCCGCCATGACGCAGCCCTCGTTGGCCCCGGAAGCACGACATTCCCTGCTGCAGTACGTGACCGGAAAATATCTGCTACCGGCCAACTGCAAGGTGCACTGGGATTGGCAGGATCCGGCCATCGTCGGTGGAACCATGTGCTTTACGGTTCGATTTCACCAGCGGAATGGCCAAGCCTACCCCATCTGTGATACGGATCAGTTTTTCGTGGAAGTAACCGAGGGAACCCGCAAAATCATTACCATCAGCGAGTTGGGCTCTCCAACAGATCCGAACAACGCCAACATTGCCAAGGTGAAGTTCACTGTCCGCACAGCTGGGCAGTACAAGATTTCGGTACTGATCGGTTCCAGTCACATCGCGGGTAGTCCCTTCGTGAAAACTTTTATTCCTGGTCCGATGGATGCCCGTCGATCACGATTGATTCGTCCTGCGAGTACGGTTGTCTGCTGCGCCGGAGCACCGACATTCCTGCACATTGAACCACGCGATGAGCACGGAAACACGTGCCAATTCACTCCGGACTGCGATCCCATCAAGGGTTACAAAATCGACCTTTTTGATCTGTACGGAAATAACAGTGATAAGCACTGTAACGCCATTACCCTTTCCTACGATAAAGTAAACTCAAGAATCAGTCTAACGGCTCTGTTTCCGGAACCGGTGTGCCTTCGGGCTGTAATCAGCTACGAAAACCATCAAATTCCGAACGGAGATTTCGACATCATTGTCCTGAGCAGCAGTGACACGACTTTGGTGCACAAAAATATTGCTTCCAGGAAGCACAACATTTGCTACGAGGCTAAGCTGTTCGGAATTTACGGCCAGCAGCGCTGGTCAAAGCCACGGAAGGTGCTCTGCTACGTTGGACCAAAGCAGGTCACCATCAAGGAGATGATCCTCAAAATCATTCCCAAACGGATTGCCACCTTTCGGTTGTGTCCGTCAACAAAG ttccactttttgccacCATCGAACGTCCAAGTAAACAATGGCCACGGGGCGATTTTCATAATCGACGATGGCTGCCAGCCGAAGATCGAACTGGCCTCGAAGGAGCGCAACGTGATCGCAGCCACGTTTACCCACTTCCTGCTGAAGAACATCGGTGGTTCGGAAACGTTCAAAGACAAACAGGACTTTTTCTACCACGAAGTGAGACTC GTGCGAAAGTTCCATTCCAATTACTACCACGAGAAGATTTCGCTCAAAGTGCAGCGGGACAAAATTCTTGAGTCGAGCATGAAGGCAACCAAACATTTTTCCGTGTCCGATTGGTGCGGTAACTTTGAGGTTACATTCCAGGGGGAACAGG gaATTGATTGGGGTGGTTTGCGGAGAGAATGGTTCGAGTTGGTTTGCAGTGCTCTGTTTGATGCTCGCGGCGGGCTGTTCTGTACATTCCACGACAAAAGACAAGCCCTCGTTCATCCTAATCCGAATCGGCCATCGCATCTGAAGTTGAAGCATTTCGAATTCGCCGGGAAGGTGGTCGGCAAGTGTCTGTACGAAAGTGCCCTTGGCGGAACGTATCGGCAGTTGGTGAGGGCACGATTTTCCCGTTCCTTTTTGGCGCAGCTTATTGGACTGCGGGTGCATTATAAATACTTTGAGCAGGATGATCCGGATTTGTATCTTTCGAAGATTAAGTACATATTGGACACGGACTTGGATAGTAGTGAGAATCTAGAGTTGTACTTTGTGGAGGAGATCTACGATGCGGCTGGTCAGCTGACGAAGACGGTTGAACTTATTCCGAACGGGGCCAAAACGAGGGTCACCAATGCAACCAAGAACCAATATCTTGATGCCTTGGCACAGCAGAGGCTGTGCAACAATGTCCGAGAGGAGATCGACAGCTTTCTGAAGGGCCTCAACGGGATTATACCGGATAATTTGCTGAGCATTTTCGATGAAAATGAATTGGAG CTATTGCTGTGTGGTACCGGCGAGTACTCGATCGCTGATTTCAGAGCCAACCACATTGTCAACGGTGGCTCGCCCGAGTTCCGTCGAGTGCTTGGGTGGTTCTGGGCAGCAGTTGGAAACTTCTCACAAACCGAAATGGCCCGGTTGCTGCAATTTACCACAGGCTGCTCTCAGTTACCTCCAGGAGGCTTTCAG gAACTGAATCCTAGATTTCAAATTACTGCTGCACCGACGTTTGGAAACCTGCCGACGGCGCACACTTG TTTCAACCAACTTTGCCTGCCGGACTACGAAAGTTACGAGCACTTCGAGCGCGCCTTGATGTTCGCCATCAGCGAAGGCACCGAGGGCTTCGGAATGGTATAA
- the LOC129727178 gene encoding apoptosis-resistant E3 ubiquitin protein ligase 1 isoform X3: protein MWSPEAEINSIAFTTMRHSVSASSGISSLSSCGDPDRLPELPPGDEQRLQRAALNLQQKLILREWLKEHRLQHYYSRLISIEVTSLEDVYWLEDSRASQLLGKDWPLWSQARQKLPTSKSNLEALKADLWSTVVKSSQHQDAWTWGGMLVVSVSVAGLVTLAAMTQPSLAPEARHSLLQYVTGKYLLPANCKVHWDWQDPAIVGGTMCFTVRFHQRNGQAYPICDTDQFFVEVTEGTRKIITISELGSPTDPNNANIAKVKFTVRTAGQYKISVLIGSSHIAGSPFVKTFIPGPMDARRSRLIRPASTVVCCAGAPTFLHIEPRDEHGNTCQFTPDCDPIKGYKIDLFDLYGNNSDKHCNAITLSYDKVNSRISLTALFPEPVCLRAVISYENHQIPNGDFDIIVLSSSDTTLVHKNIASRKHNICYEAKLFGIYGQQRWSKPRKVLCYVGPKQVTIKEMILKIIPKRIATFRLCPSTKFHFLPPSNVQVNNGHGAIFIIDDGCQPKIELASKERNVIAATFTHFLLKNIGGSETFKDKQDFFYHEVRLVRKFHSNYYHEKISLKVQRDKILESSMKATKHFSVSDWCGNFEVTFQGEQGIDWGGLRREWFELVCSALFDARGGLFCTFHDKRQALVHPNPNRPSHLKLKHFEFAGKVVGKCLYESALGGTYRQLVRARFSRSFLAQLIGLRVHYKYFEQDDPDLYLSKIKYILDTDLDSSENLELYFVEEIYDAAGQLTKTVELIPNGAKTRVTNATKNQYLDALAQQRLCNNVREEIDSFLKGLNGIIPDNLLSIFDENELELLLCGTGEYSIADFRANHIVNGGSPEFRRVLGWFWAAVGNFSQTEMARLLQFTTGCSQLPPGGFQELNPRFQITAAPTFGNLPTAHTCFNQLCLPDYESYEHFERALMFAISEGTEGFGMV from the exons GTTGATATCCATCGAGGTCACATCCCTGGAGGACGTCTACTGGCTGGAAGACTCCCGAGCCAGCCAGCTGCTCGGAAAAGATTGGCCCCTCTGGTCTCAGGCGCGCCAGAAGCTGCCAACCTCCAAGTCCAACCTGGAAGCCCTGAAGGCGGACCTGTGGTCAACGGTTGTGAAATCGAGCCAGCACCAGGACGCCTGGACATGGGGTGGAATGTTGGTTGTGTCGGTGTCGGTGGCCGGTTTGGTGACGCTGGCCGCCATGACGCAGCCCTCGTTGGCCCCGGAAGCACGACATTCCCTGCTGCAGTACGTGACCGGAAAATATCTGCTACCGGCCAACTGCAAGGTGCACTGGGATTGGCAGGATCCGGCCATCGTCGGTGGAACCATGTGCTTTACGGTTCGATTTCACCAGCGGAATGGCCAAGCCTACCCCATCTGTGATACGGATCAGTTTTTCGTGGAAGTAACCGAGGGAACCCGCAAAATCATTACCATCAGCGAGTTGGGCTCTCCAACAGATCCGAACAACGCCAACATTGCCAAGGTGAAGTTCACTGTCCGCACAGCTGGGCAGTACAAGATTTCGGTACTGATCGGTTCCAGTCACATCGCGGGTAGTCCCTTCGTGAAAACTTTTATTCCTGGTCCGATGGATGCCCGTCGATCACGATTGATTCGTCCTGCGAGTACGGTTGTCTGCTGCGCCGGAGCACCGACATTCCTGCACATTGAACCACGCGATGAGCACGGAAACACGTGCCAATTCACTCCGGACTGCGATCCCATCAAGGGTTACAAAATCGACCTTTTTGATCTGTACGGAAATAACAGTGATAAGCACTGTAACGCCATTACCCTTTCCTACGATAAAGTAAACTCAAGAATCAGTCTAACGGCTCTGTTTCCGGAACCGGTGTGCCTTCGGGCTGTAATCAGCTACGAAAACCATCAAATTCCGAACGGAGATTTCGACATCATTGTCCTGAGCAGCAGTGACACGACTTTGGTGCACAAAAATATTGCTTCCAGGAAGCACAACATTTGCTACGAGGCTAAGCTGTTCGGAATTTACGGCCAGCAGCGCTGGTCAAAGCCACGGAAGGTGCTCTGCTACGTTGGACCAAAGCAGGTCACCATCAAGGAGATGATCCTCAAAATCATTCCCAAACGGATTGCCACCTTTCGGTTGTGTCCGTCAACAAAG ttccactttttgccacCATCGAACGTCCAAGTAAACAATGGCCACGGGGCGATTTTCATAATCGACGATGGCTGCCAGCCGAAGATCGAACTGGCCTCGAAGGAGCGCAACGTGATCGCAGCCACGTTTACCCACTTCCTGCTGAAGAACATCGGTGGTTCGGAAACGTTCAAAGACAAACAGGACTTTTTCTACCACGAAGTGAGACTC GTGCGAAAGTTCCATTCCAATTACTACCACGAGAAGATTTCGCTCAAAGTGCAGCGGGACAAAATTCTTGAGTCGAGCATGAAGGCAACCAAACATTTTTCCGTGTCCGATTGGTGCGGTAACTTTGAGGTTACATTCCAGGGGGAACAGG gaATTGATTGGGGTGGTTTGCGGAGAGAATGGTTCGAGTTGGTTTGCAGTGCTCTGTTTGATGCTCGCGGCGGGCTGTTCTGTACATTCCACGACAAAAGACAAGCCCTCGTTCATCCTAATCCGAATCGGCCATCGCATCTGAAGTTGAAGCATTTCGAATTCGCCGGGAAGGTGGTCGGCAAGTGTCTGTACGAAAGTGCCCTTGGCGGAACGTATCGGCAGTTGGTGAGGGCACGATTTTCCCGTTCCTTTTTGGCGCAGCTTATTGGACTGCGGGTGCATTATAAATACTTTGAGCAGGATGATCCGGATTTGTATCTTTCGAAGATTAAGTACATATTGGACACGGACTTGGATAGTAGTGAGAATCTAGAGTTGTACTTTGTGGAGGAGATCTACGATGCGGCTGGTCAGCTGACGAAGACGGTTGAACTTATTCCGAACGGGGCCAAAACGAGGGTCACCAATGCAACCAAGAACCAATATCTTGATGCCTTGGCACAGCAGAGGCTGTGCAACAATGTCCGAGAGGAGATCGACAGCTTTCTGAAGGGCCTCAACGGGATTATACCGGATAATTTGCTGAGCATTTTCGATGAAAATGAATTGGAG CTATTGCTGTGTGGTACCGGCGAGTACTCGATCGCTGATTTCAGAGCCAACCACATTGTCAACGGTGGCTCGCCCGAGTTCCGTCGAGTGCTTGGGTGGTTCTGGGCAGCAGTTGGAAACTTCTCACAAACCGAAATGGCCCGGTTGCTGCAATTTACCACAGGCTGCTCTCAGTTACCTCCAGGAGGCTTTCAG gAACTGAATCCTAGATTTCAAATTACTGCTGCACCGACGTTTGGAAACCTGCCGACGGCGCACACTTG TTTCAACCAACTTTGCCTGCCGGACTACGAAAGTTACGAGCACTTCGAGCGCGCCTTGATGTTCGCCATCAGCGAAGGCACCGAGGGCTTCGGAATGGTATAA